In the Gossypium arboreum isolate Shixiya-1 chromosome 10, ASM2569848v2, whole genome shotgun sequence genome, one interval contains:
- the LOC108473768 gene encoding triacylglycerol lipase 2-like: MAPSELLSLASLSLLLALVVQPHEAYGSTRGSFLSNDGSAAVNGICATSVTIHGYKCQEHEVKTKDGYILSMQRIPERRFEGNSNAGIKKQPILIQHGVLVDGMTWLLNSPQQNLPMILADNGFDVWIANTRGTRFCRKHVSLDSAQAEFWNWSWDELVSFDLPAVFDFVFNQTQQKIHYIGHSLGTLIGLASFSEGHQADTLKSAAFLSPIAYLSHMNTALGMVAAKALVGEITTWFGVAEFNPKGQKASAFLKRLCNYPGVDCYDLLTAITGKNCCLNFSTVDLFIKNEPQSTATKNMVHLAQTVRDGVIAKYNYGRPDYNRMHYGEAKPPVYNISAIPRNLPIFISYGGQDALSDVKDVLLLLDSLKFHDEDKLMVQFIKDYAHADFIMGTNAKDIVYNQVLRFFKNQQ; this comes from the exons ATGGCTCCTAGTGAGCTCTTAAGTTTGGCCTCCTTGAGCTTATTACTGGCCTTGGTGGTCCAGCCTCATGAAGCATATGGCTCGACCCGTGGTTCGTTCCTCAGCAATGATGGTTCAGCAGCAGTCAATGGGATATGCGCCACCTCGGTGACTATCCATGGTTACAAATGCCAAGAACATGAA GTGAAAACAAAAGATGGATATATCCTTAGCATGCAAAGAATTCCAGAGCGACGTTTTGAAGGGAACAGTAATGCTGGAATCAAGAAGCAGCCTATACTCATACAACATGGTGTCCTTGTG GATGGAATGACATGGCTCCTGAATTCACCACAACAAAATCTACCAATGATTTTGGCCGATAATGGATTCGATGTCTGGATTGCCAACACCAGAGGCACCAGATTCTgcaggaaacatgtttcccttgatTCCGCCCAGGCg GAGTTCTGGAATTGGTCGTGGGATGAACTGGTGAGTTTCGATCTACCAGCTGTTTTTGATTTTGTCTTCAACCAGACGCAGCAGAAGATTCATTACATTGGTCATTCCCTG GGAACTCTTATAGGTCTGGCATCATTCTCAGAGGGGCATCAGGCAGACACGCTGAAATCCGCAGCGTTTCTAAGCCCGATTGCATACTTGAGCCACATGAATACTGCACTTGGCATGGTTGCTGCTAAAGCCCTTGTTGGTGAG ATCACTACTTGGTTCGGAGTAGCCGAATTCAATCCAAAAGG ACAGAAGGCATCAGCTTTTCTCAAGCGTTTATGCAATTACCCTGGAGTTGACTGCTATGACCTATTAACTGCTATTACTG GAAAAAATTGCTGTCTCAATTTTTCAACCGTTGATCTTTTCATAAAGAATGAGCCTCAATCCACAGCAACCAAAAACATGGTTCACTTGGCACAGA CTGTCCGAGACGGAGTTATAGCGAAATACAACTACGGCAGACCGGACTATAACCGGATGCACTACGGAGAAGCCAAGCCACCAGTTTACAACATCTCCGCAATCCCACGAAACCTTCCCATCTTCATCAGCTACGGCGGCCAAGACGCTCTTTCAGATGTTAAAGATGTTCTACTATTGCTGGACAGCCTCAAGTTCCATGATGAGGACAAGCTCATGGTTCAGTTCATCAAAGATTACGCCCATGCCGATTTCATCATGGGAACCAACGCCAAGGATATTGTATACAATCAAGTCCTTCggttcttcaaaaatcaacaatGA
- the LOC108457410 gene encoding SWI/SNF complex component SNF12 homolog, translating into MSMNNNNPPKSLGASSSPFSNAGMPANPVFSQVQAQAQAQVQAQLSAGFQAQFQLSQAQALALAQSKAQALAQAQGQAAHAQFQAQLQAQSLSLNQAQNAGIGNLGSTSPSFSTPGSASVKRIFQRPPMRPPGVPMTNTMSPLRMMELTPAARRKKQKLPDKQLQERVAAILPESALYTQLLDLETRVDAAVARKKVDIQEALKNPPSVQKTLRIYVFNTFANQVQTIPKKPNAEPPMWTLKIIGRILEEGIDPDQPGFVNKTNPLYPKFSSFFKRVTISLDQRLYPDNHIIIWEHARSPTPQEGFEVKRKGEKEFTVNIRLEMNYVPEKFKLSSALMEVLGIEVDTRPRILAAIWHYVKARKLQNPYDPSFFNCDAQLQKVFGEDRVKFTMVSQKISQHLSPPPPIHLEHKIKLSGNSPAGNACYDVLVDVPFPIQRELSALLANGEKSKEIDACDEAICATIRKIHDHCRRRAFFLGFSQSPVEFINALVQSQSQDLKMVAGEPSRSAEKERRSDFFNQSWVEDAVIRYLNRKPPAGSDAPGSI; encoded by the exons ATGTCCATGAACAACAATAATCCCCCCAAGAGCCTTGGGGCGTCTTCGTCTCCCTTCAGTAATGCGGGGATGCCTGCAAACCCTGTATTCTCGCAAGTACAAGCACAAGCACAAGCACAAGTACAAGCACAACTTAGTGCTGGTTTTCAAGCTCAGTTTCAGCTATCCCAAGCTCAGGCCCTTGCATTGGCTCAGTCAAAAGCTCAGGCCCTTGCTCAAGCTCAAGGGCAGGCAGCTCATGCCCAGTTCCAAGCACAACTTCAAGCTCAAAGTTTGTCTCTTAACCAAGCTCAAAATGCTGGTATTGGTAATTTAGGTTCGACTTCGCCATCCTTTTCTACTCCTGGCAGTGCAAGTGTGAAGAGGATCTTTCAAAGGCCCCCTATGCGTCCTCCTGGTGTTCCGATGACAAACACAATGTCCCCTTTGAGAATGATGGAACTTACACCTGCCGCACGAAGAAAGAAGCAGAAGCTTCCTGACAAACAGTTACAAGAAAGAGTGGCTGCAATTCTTCCCGAATCTGCTTTGTATACCCAGCTTCTTGACCTTGAGACACGTGTTGACGCTGCGGTTGCTCGGAAAAAAGTTGACATCCAAGAAGCACTTAAAAACCCTCCTAGTGTTCAGAAAACTCTTCGAATATATGTTTTCAATACATTTGCTAATCAGGTTCAGACAATTCCAAAGAAGCCTAACGCAGAGCCCCCTATGTGGACCCTTAAAATTATTGGGAGGATCTTGGAAGAGGGGATAGATCCAGATCAGCCTGGGTTTGTTAATAAAACAAACCCCTTGTACCCgaaattttcttctttcttcaaAAGAGTGACTATCTCTTTGGACCAGAGATTATATCCAGATAATCATATCATTATATGGGAACATGCTCGATCTCCCACACCACAAGAAGGTTTTGAGGTGAAGAGAAAAGGGGAAAAGGAATTCACTGTGAATATAAGGTTGGAAATGAATTATGTACCTGAAAAGTTTAAGCTTTCTTCAGCTTTAATGGAAGTCCTTGGCATTGAGGTTGATACGCGCCCCAGAATTTTAGCTGCAATTTGGCATTATGTGAAGGCTAGAAAACTTCAGAACCCATATGATCCGTCCTTTTTTAATTGTGATGCACAGCTTCAGAAAGTTTTTGGGGAAGACAGAGTGAAATTTACCATGGTTTCACAGAAGATATCACAGCATTTGTCTCCACCACCACCCATACATTTGGAGCATAAAATCAAGCTTTCCGGGAATAGTCCTGCTGGAAATGCATGCTATGATGTGTTAGTTGACGTGCCCTTTCCTATACAGAGGGAATTGTCTGCTCTGTTGGCAAATGGAGAGAAGAGCAAAGAGATTGATGCTTGTGATGAAGCAATATGTGCTACCATAAGGAAAATTCATGACCACTGTAGAAGACGTGCATTTTTCCTAGGATTCAGTCAATCTCCAGTAGAATTTATAAATGCTTTAGTTCAGTCTCAGAGCCAGGATCTGAAAATGGTAGCTGGAGAACCTAGTCGAAGTGCTGAAAAAGAGCGGCGATCAGATTTCTTTAACCAATCTTG GGTTGAAGATGCTGTGATCCGTTATCTGAATCGCAAGCCACCTGCTGGAAGTGATGCTCCAGGAAGCATATGA